In Sphingobacterium sp. PCS056, the following proteins share a genomic window:
- a CDS encoding DUF6691 family protein translates to MKQLKFILIGILFGIILYKSEAASWYRIYEMFQFRSFHMYGIIGTALTTAILIVQVIKRKNIKDNNDLPIQFIDKKKSITRYLLGGTIFGLGWALTGACPGPMFSLLGAGYWTLGIVLIFALIGTWLYGLIRHKLPH, encoded by the coding sequence ATGAAACAGTTAAAATTTATATTAATCGGAATATTATTTGGCATCATCCTATACAAGTCGGAGGCAGCATCATGGTACCGCATATATGAAATGTTCCAGTTTAGATCCTTTCACATGTATGGAATTATAGGAACTGCATTAACAACTGCCATCCTCATTGTTCAAGTCATAAAAAGGAAGAACATAAAAGATAATAATGACCTTCCAATCCAATTTATCGATAAAAAGAAAAGCATTACACGCTACCTACTTGGAGGTACCATCTTTGGATTAGGTTGGGCTTTGACAGGAGCTTGTCCCGGGCCTATGTTTTCGCTCCTAGGTGCTGGATATTGGACATTAGGGATTGTGCTTATCTTTGCTCTGATCGGAACATGGCTTTATGGCCTAATCCGTCATAAGTTACCACATTAA
- a CDS encoding Crp/Fnr family transcriptional regulator — MTTVQQAFLGSFEKELIAEIEQVSVIKQFKAGEIIIDIGQYIKFMPLLLDGVIKIIREDKKEGELLLYFLEKGDTCALSIACCVGSKKSEIRAIADVDTTVAMIPNQYLDSWMGTYKTWRNFILESYSDRLNELLTTVDNIAFSQMDVRIMNYLKEKASISKSQKIEITHQVIANDLNTSRVVVSRILKSLENQGKILLNRNNINLI; from the coding sequence ATGACAACAGTTCAGCAAGCATTTTTAGGAAGTTTTGAAAAAGAATTGATTGCAGAGATTGAACAAGTCTCTGTCATTAAACAGTTCAAAGCAGGAGAAATCATTATTGACATTGGTCAATACATTAAATTTATGCCCCTCCTCTTAGATGGAGTCATTAAAATCATTCGAGAAGATAAAAAGGAGGGCGAACTGTTGTTATATTTTTTAGAGAAAGGCGATACCTGTGCCCTATCTATAGCCTGCTGTGTAGGCTCAAAAAAAAGCGAAATCCGCGCCATTGCCGATGTCGATACCACCGTCGCGATGATTCCCAATCAGTACCTCGATAGCTGGATGGGAACCTATAAAACTTGGCGCAATTTTATCCTAGAAAGCTATTCCGATCGACTCAATGAGCTGTTAACTACAGTCGATAATATTGCCTTCTCACAGATGGACGTTCGCATCATGAACTATTTGAAAGAAAAGGCATCCATTAGCAAATCACAAAAGATAGAGATCACCCATCAGGTCATTGCCAATGACCTCAATACATCTCGTGTGGTCGTATCCCGAATTTTAAAATCACTAGAAAACCAAGGAAAAATCCTTTTAAATAGAAATAACATCAATCTAATTTAA
- a CDS encoding sulfite exporter TauE/SafE family protein has protein sequence MELSLIFGYILAIAVGLSMGIMGSGGSILTLPIFVYLFHLAPAQALDYSLFTISTISIIGSISHLQKKEIDLKMSLFFILPSFISVYMTKQYILPRIPDHFQIYEMMIHKDQIIMTLFAIIMIASALAMIKKRDDRHQIKTSRNNTALMISIGFLIGILTGLVGAGGGFIIVPALILLLGNTIKQATAASLFIIAINTAFGLLSNFKQLNQINWTILIIFTGITLIGLMIGIQLKTKLKSEKLKVGFGYFLGAIGLIIASIEINQFINL, from the coding sequence ATGGAGTTATCACTTATTTTTGGATATATTTTAGCAATTGCAGTAGGCCTCTCAATGGGTATTATGGGAAGTGGTGGCAGTATATTAACACTACCTATATTTGTCTATCTATTTCATCTGGCACCAGCACAAGCATTAGACTATTCTTTATTTACGATTAGTACAATATCGATCATTGGATCAATTTCTCACTTACAAAAAAAAGAGATCGATCTCAAAATGAGTTTATTTTTTATTCTACCATCATTCATATCTGTTTATATGACCAAGCAATACATCCTTCCTCGTATTCCTGATCATTTTCAAATTTATGAGATGATGATTCATAAAGATCAGATCATCATGACCCTGTTCGCGATCATCATGATTGCATCAGCATTAGCGATGATCAAAAAACGCGATGATCGACATCAAATTAAAACCTCCAGAAATAACACCGCGTTGATGATATCCATTGGTTTTTTGATTGGTATATTAACAGGATTAGTAGGTGCAGGTGGAGGTTTTATCATTGTTCCAGCTCTTATACTTTTGTTAGGCAATACCATTAAACAAGCCACCGCAGCCTCTCTATTTATTATTGCCATCAATACAGCCTTTGGTCTGTTGAGCAATTTCAAACAGCTGAATCAAATCAATTGGACAATATTAATTATCTTTACAGGAATCACACTAATAGGATTGATGATTGGAATCCAATTAAAAACAAAATTAAAATCCGAAAAATTAAAAGTAGGATTTGGATATTTTCTTGGAGCAATAGGTTTAATCATAGCCAGTATAGAAATCAATCAATTTATAAATTTATAA
- a CDS encoding MBL fold metallo-hydrolase, producing the protein MFFQHIFESSLAHASYLIGCQAKGVAIVIDPKRDVDTYLAIAEKNNLKITHIAETHIHADYLSGSLELAALTSAQLYLSDEGGADWQYDFDHVGLKHQDEIKIGNLIFKVLHTPGHTPESISFLLTDTPATDAPVMLFTGDFVFVGDIGRPDLLENAAGLIGTKEIGAHQMFESLKIFNQLPDYVQVWPAHGAGSACGKALGAVPSSTVGYEKIRNWALKYGNDEKAFTEELLSGQPEPPKYFAMMKKLNKIKRPLLTSVPTYKELDATELILHHKNDVTIIDTRNKQEFAQGFIPNSINIQNNKAFSNWAGWILDYHKPFILIVAKDQLEDVTRKLMRIGLDQAIGYITPQSLQTVGIKLDQQEIIDFNEMNTALNNPNAQILDVRNESEYQAGHLPHATHVFVGTLLENLDQIDQSKQLYLHCQSGDRATIAMSLLGRAGIKNIKNYSPGMKEWVEKNGTLIK; encoded by the coding sequence ATGTTTTTTCAACACATTTTCGAATCTTCATTAGCACATGCAAGTTATCTCATCGGCTGTCAAGCAAAAGGAGTAGCAATTGTGATCGATCCTAAAAGAGATGTAGACACGTACTTAGCTATAGCCGAAAAAAACAACTTAAAGATAACGCATATTGCAGAGACCCATATTCATGCCGATTATCTATCCGGCTCATTAGAATTAGCCGCTTTAACAAGCGCACAGCTCTATCTTTCTGACGAAGGGGGAGCAGACTGGCAGTATGATTTTGATCACGTGGGCTTAAAACATCAGGATGAAATAAAAATTGGAAATCTGATATTTAAAGTTTTACATACACCAGGTCATACCCCTGAAAGTATCAGTTTCCTATTAACAGACACACCTGCGACAGACGCGCCCGTCATGTTGTTTACAGGAGATTTTGTATTTGTAGGTGATATTGGACGTCCAGATTTATTAGAAAATGCTGCCGGACTGATCGGAACAAAAGAAATCGGAGCACATCAAATGTTTGAATCATTAAAAATCTTTAACCAGCTTCCAGACTATGTACAAGTATGGCCAGCACATGGCGCAGGATCTGCCTGTGGAAAAGCCCTAGGGGCAGTTCCAAGTTCAACTGTTGGATATGAAAAGATAAGAAACTGGGCTTTAAAATATGGAAATGATGAAAAAGCATTTACGGAGGAGCTTCTAAGTGGACAACCAGAGCCTCCAAAATATTTTGCGATGATGAAAAAGCTTAACAAAATCAAGCGACCATTGCTAACATCAGTACCTACTTACAAAGAACTAGACGCAACAGAATTGATATTGCATCATAAAAATGATGTAACCATCATTGATACCCGCAACAAACAAGAATTTGCACAAGGATTCATACCCAATAGCATCAATATCCAGAATAATAAAGCTTTCAGCAATTGGGCAGGCTGGATTTTAGATTATCATAAACCATTTATTCTTATTGTAGCAAAAGATCAATTAGAAGATGTCACCCGCAAATTGATGCGTATAGGTCTCGATCAAGCCATTGGCTATATCACACCTCAATCGTTGCAAACAGTTGGTATCAAACTTGATCAGCAGGAAATTATTGATTTCAATGAGATGAATACAGCATTAAACAATCCCAATGCACAAATTTTAGATGTTCGAAATGAAAGTGAATATCAGGCAGGGCACCTTCCCCATGCAACCCATGTCTTTGTTGGAACACTGCTGGAAAATTTAGATCAGATAGATCAAAGTAAACAACTGTATCTACATTGTCAGTCCGGTGACCGTGCGACCATAGCCATGTCACTACTTGGCAGAGCCGGGATCAAAAATATCAAAAATTATAGTCCAGGGATGAAAGAATGGGTCGAGAAAAATGGTACCCTAATAAAATAG